One region of Campylobacter concisus genomic DNA includes:
- a CDS encoding retention module-containing protein, whose protein sequence is MAKEAGVVKSINGGIARALNDLTGEVRQLSVGDIVYQGEKIVTEGSNSKVTITQTDGKDITLIGKDTLTLDQDSNNNETVADISALQQAILKGTDLNALEETAAGGPQAGGNGGDGVSLSSTSFAEGGHISNINANVGSIDALSLAAGGDNSFGVSGGSAVGAGAGATGPTLPAGSIKIPLSAYTGEDVSSGLLTSFHSSIPHGYHLYRHTDGRDYLTPDDPTAPSAFEYKEGWYVSNDGKLAIGQDNAKDLAVTSTAKASNYPDDGSVAKIVDPNPSLKVFGSDNIDKITVDNAKIESVYGGVGNDNIDLKNGAEAVEIFGGSGNDGITVNNSTVSGRAAKDYMGDDTTDAISGGDGVDRISLQNGSRINGNVYGNAGKDIITVDSGAKVEGIIYGDTKTKNDKYEKAVNPSLDIEDKGADADTITLSGRGTSAKFIAGGDGDDIITVKDGARTNYIQGDEGGDTITVSGKDAYAAYINGRGGDDKIFVENGAKAGYVWGMWGNDEITVRGQGTTILRNVEGREDSDTIKILDGARVKGYVSGGRGESPSAYGGAEKSDNDNITVENAIVDGNVEGSMRNNYSGDDGIKIKNSHIGGISGGFGENNIDISNVTNLDAKTIWGNKFKDTVNIDGTLKNSTIITVEGEDTVNINAGATINNISINTGADKDTVNVNANITADVGKQSNIMTEGGIDTINIASGVTLTRTVISTGAGEETIKINAGKTGVADRITFEGSSLDTGADKDIVEITNTMFKKGSNGESSNLNTGDGDDKITIKEGTIFQDNSVITAGRGNDRVYLESGVQFNKAAVWADDGDDEIHVNGAEFNGPRGIGGVSGGAGNDKIFINDGTKFTGGSILGDGGATLDPINGPGNDEITISGTNTVLDNVNIDTGDANANAVGGAKDTVKIEDAKLKYTNIKSGNGNDEITITGNANLTGGYNKSGSGDDTITVSGNAILNNTYLQGEQGSDTITIGGNVKAKGGNFNTGAGADDKIEIKDNAELDGTTLQFEGGKSTDKATLNVTGNAVLKDISIQASSSLGEQYMNFHQSGEAKVKSLMGSQNKDVIDIAGDFTYTNANHLQTHGGDDEIKMHGGATVKVSVDMGDGKDTLTIDNATFKDSLVNMDGGNDEININAGANLTGTRIYTGDGNDTVNVRGGTFSEAEIGLDKGKNEVNIESGAVFGDQDPSLFYGEHKTYIRSDHRASQNSEDTINVKAGATVKNAEIQTYGGEDTLNIDGTVINSNINLGSGNDTVSIGKNASIDGSSTIDGGAGIDTLKIADGSIDFSRVKNFEKLDLTQGNNNINLSAKDVLDMTDSNNKLRIDGNGDDHVTLQGGIGTWNKSAIPNSDGYTVYTKTEGSHTVTLEIKDVVVHEI, encoded by the coding sequence ATGGCTAAAGAAGCCGGAGTAGTTAAAAGTATAAACGGAGGAATAGCAAGAGCACTTAATGACTTAACAGGAGAGGTAAGACAATTAAGTGTAGGAGATATTGTATACCAAGGTGAAAAGATAGTTACAGAGGGTTCTAACTCTAAAGTAACAATAACTCAAACTGATGGTAAAGATATAACTTTAATAGGTAAAGATACTCTAACTCTAGACCAAGACTCTAATAATAACGAAACAGTAGCTGATATCTCAGCTTTACAACAAGCCATCTTAAAAGGAACAGATCTTAATGCTCTAGAAGAAACTGCTGCAGGTGGTCCACAAGCAGGTGGTAATGGTGGAGATGGCGTAAGCTTATCTTCTACTAGCTTTGCAGAAGGAGGCCACATTAGTAACATCAATGCTAATGTAGGAAGCATAGATGCTTTATCTCTAGCAGCAGGTGGAGATAATAGCTTTGGTGTAAGTGGAGGAAGTGCTGTTGGGGCTGGAGCTGGAGCAACAGGACCTACTTTACCAGCAGGAAGTATAAAAATTCCATTGTCAGCTTATACAGGAGAGGATGTATCATCAGGATTATTAACTTCATTTCACTCTTCTATACCTCATGGATACCACTTATATAGACATACTGATGGCAGAGATTATCTAACTCCTGACGATCCTACTGCTCCTAGTGCATTTGAATATAAAGAAGGTTGGTATGTAAGTAATGACGGTAAGCTAGCTATAGGTCAAGATAATGCTAAAGATTTAGCGGTAACTAGCACAGCAAAAGCTTCAAACTATCCAGATGATGGCTCAGTAGCTAAGATAGTAGATCCTAATCCAAGTTTAAAGGTGTTTGGGTCGGATAACATAGATAAAATAACAGTAGACAATGCAAAAATAGAATCTGTATATGGTGGAGTTGGAAACGATAATATCGATCTCAAAAACGGTGCAGAGGCAGTAGAAATTTTTGGTGGTTCTGGAAATGATGGTATAACCGTAAATAATTCTACGGTAAGTGGACGAGCTGCTAAAGATTATATGGGAGATGATACCACAGATGCTATTAGCGGTGGCGACGGCGTAGACAGGATCTCTTTACAAAACGGATCTAGAATAAACGGAAACGTATACGGTAATGCGGGAAAAGATATTATAACCGTAGATAGCGGTGCTAAAGTAGAGGGTATTATATACGGAGACACGAAGACAAAGAACGATAAGTATGAAAAGGCAGTAAATCCAAGCTTGGATATAGAAGATAAAGGTGCCGATGCCGATACTATAACGCTAAGCGGCAGAGGAACGAGTGCAAAATTCATAGCCGGTGGAGACGGTGACGATATCATCACGGTAAAAGATGGCGCAAGGACTAATTACATCCAAGGCGACGAAGGCGGGGATACTATAACCGTAAGTGGTAAAGATGCTTATGCTGCTTACATAAATGGTAGAGGCGGCGACGATAAGATATTTGTAGAAAATGGCGCTAAAGCAGGTTATGTATGGGGTATGTGGGGAAATGACGAGATTACGGTACGCGGTCAAGGAACTACGATACTAAGAAACGTTGAAGGTAGAGAAGATAGCGATACTATTAAAATTTTAGACGGTGCGAGAGTAAAAGGATACGTTAGCGGCGGACGCGGCGAAAGTCCTAGCGCATACGGCGGAGCTGAAAAATCAGATAACGATAATATCACTGTTGAAAATGCTATAGTTGACGGTAATGTAGAAGGTAGTATGCGAAATAATTATTCCGGTGATGACGGAATAAAAATTAAAAATTCTCATATAGGCGGAATATCTGGTGGTTTTGGTGAAAATAATATAGATATCTCAAATGTTACTAATTTAGATGCAAAAACTATTTGGGGTAATAAATTTAAAGATACCGTAAATATTGACGGAACGCTAAAAAATTCTACTATTATAACTGTTGAGGGCGAGGATACAGTTAATATTAACGCTGGTGCGACAATAAATAATATTAGTATAAATACTGGAGCTGACAAAGATACTGTAAATGTCAATGCCAACATTACCGCTGATGTTGGCAAGCAATCAAATATTATGACCGAGGGCGGTATAGATACTATAAATATCGCTAGTGGAGTAACGCTAACTCGTACTGTTATTAGCACGGGTGCTGGAGAAGAAACTATAAAGATCAATGCTGGTAAAACAGGTGTTGCAGATCGTATAACATTTGAAGGATCTTCTTTGGATACTGGAGCAGATAAAGATATAGTAGAAATCACAAATACTATGTTCAAGAAGGGTAGTAACGGTGAATCATCTAATCTAAATACTGGTGACGGCGACGATAAAATCACTATAAAAGAGGGAACTATATTCCAAGATAATTCAGTCATTACAGCTGGACGAGGCAACGATAGAGTATATCTGGAAAGCGGCGTTCAGTTTAATAAAGCTGCCGTTTGGGCTGATGACGGAGATGACGAGATACATGTTAACGGAGCAGAATTTAACGGTCCTAGAGGTATAGGCGGCGTATCCGGCGGAGCTGGAAACGATAAAATTTTCATTAACGATGGAACTAAATTTACCGGCGGCTCTATACTGGGCGACGGCGGAGCTACGCTTGATCCTATAAATGGACCGGGAAATGATGAGATAACTATTTCAGGTACAAATACCGTTCTAGATAACGTAAATATAGATACTGGCGATGCTAATGCTAATGCGGTTGGCGGAGCTAAAGATACTGTAAAAATCGAGGATGCGAAACTTAAGTACACTAATATTAAGTCCGGTAATGGTAATGACGAGATAACCATAACCGGAAACGCAAATTTAACCGGCGGATATAACAAGAGCGGAAGCGGCGATGATACTATAACAGTAAGCGGCAATGCAATCTTAAATAACACGTATCTTCAAGGAGAACAAGGTAGCGATACTATAACTATAGGCGGCAACGTTAAGGCTAAAGGTGGTAATTTTAACACCGGAGCTGGAGCGGATGATAAGATAGAAATCAAAGATAATGCCGAGTTGGATGGCACTACATTACAGTTTGAAGGCGGTAAATCAACAGATAAAGCTACTCTAAACGTAACCGGAAACGCCGTACTAAAAGATATATCTATACAGGCATCTTCATCTCTAGGCGAGCAATATATGAATTTCCATCAAAGCGGCGAAGCTAAAGTAAAAAGCCTTATGGGTAGCCAAAATAAAGACGTTATAGATATAGCGGGCGACTTTACTTATACTAATGCCAATCATCTTCAAACTCACGGCGGAGACGATGAGATAAAGATGCACGGCGGAGCTACGGTAAAAGTTAGTGTAGATATGGGCGATGGCAAAGATACTTTAACAATAGATAATGCTACATTTAAAGATTCTCTTGTGAATATGGACGGCGGTAACGACGAGATAAATATAAATGCCGGAGCAAATTTAACCGGCACAAGAATTTATACCGGTGACGGTAATGATACGGTGAATGTAAGAGGCGGTACGTTTAGCGAAGCAGAGATCGGACTAGACAAGGGTAAAAATGAAGTAAATATAGAGTCTGGCGCAGTATTTGGCGACCAAGATCCGAGTCTTTTCTATGGCGAGCATAAAACTTATATAAGATCAGATCATAGGGCTAGTCAAAATTCAGAAGATACTATAAACGTTAAAGCCGGTGCTACCGTCAAAAATGCCGAAATACAAACTTATGGTGGAGAAGATACTTTAAATATAGACGGTACGGTTATAAATTCGAACATAAACTTAGGCTCAGGCAATGACACCGTCTCTATCGGTAAAAATGCAAGTATAGACGGCAGCTCTACTATCGACGGCGGGGCCGGCATCGATACGCTAAAAATTGCCGACGGCAGTATAGATTTTAGCAGAGTTAAAAATTTCGAAAAACTAGATTTAACCCAAGGCAATAACAATATAAATCTATCAGCTAAAGACGTTTTAGATATGACTGATAGTAATAACAAGTTAAGAATAGATGGTAATGGTGACGATCACGTAACGCTACAAGGAGGTATAGGTACATGGAATAAATCTGCTATCCCTAATAGCGATGGTTATACAGTCTATACAAAAACAGAAGGAAGTCACACCGTCACCTTAGAAATTAAAGACGTAGTAGTACACGAGATTTAA
- a CDS encoding ABC transporter ATP-binding protein produces MVLSVENLSFSYERKQILQNLSLSLKSGETLAILGPNGIGKSTFLKIILGLLKAKSGRILIDDRDHASLSGKERAKLVGYVPQSENIAFSFKVKDLILMGVNANVGMFSRPSAKDRAMAEEAARIAGVSEYLNLNVDELSGGMMQLALIARSLVLQPKILVMDEPTSYLDVFHQNAVLSLIKKLNSERKTCVIFTSHHPDHALAAADKTLLLNGPLGYEFGATGQILKGENLTKLFGIDFINLNVEDKRRLLVRWNIN; encoded by the coding sequence ATGGTCTTAAGCGTAGAAAATTTAAGCTTTTCATACGAGCGCAAGCAAATTTTGCAAAATTTGAGCCTTAGCCTAAAAAGCGGCGAAACGCTTGCGATTTTGGGCCCAAACGGCATAGGCAAATCTACGTTTTTAAAGATTATTTTAGGACTCTTAAAGGCAAAAAGCGGCCGAATTTTGATCGATGACCGCGATCATGCCTCTCTTAGCGGTAAAGAGCGCGCCAAGCTCGTAGGATACGTGCCTCAAAGCGAAAATATCGCTTTTAGCTTTAAAGTAAAAGATCTGATTTTAATGGGCGTAAACGCAAACGTCGGTATGTTTTCAAGGCCGAGCGCGAAGGATAGAGCGATGGCTGAGGAAGCCGCGCGGATAGCGGGCGTTAGCGAGTATTTAAATTTAAACGTAGACGAGCTAAGCGGCGGCATGATGCAGCTGGCGCTTATAGCTCGCTCGCTAGTACTACAGCCTAAAATTCTCGTCATGGACGAGCCTACGTCGTACCTCGACGTCTTTCATCAAAATGCCGTTTTAAGCCTAATCAAAAAGCTAAATAGCGAGCGAAAAACCTGCGTGATCTTTACCTCGCATCACCCCGATCACGCGCTTGCGGCGGCGGATAAAACCTTGCTTTTAAACGGCCCCTTAGGATATGAATTCGGCGCAACGGGTCAAATTTTAAAGGGCGAAAATTTAACGAAACTTTTCGGTATCGATTTTATAAATTTAAACGTCGAAGATAAAAGAAGGTTGCTGGTTAGGTGGAACATCAATTAA
- a CDS encoding FecCD family ABC transporter permease: MKKYLFLSLLLVFAVIFSLLAGRISIDGLIDYYQNDKETLYALILDLRLPRLIAAFLIGASLSAAGVIFQAMFANPLVSPNILGVGSGAGFGAVVCILAFGSPVATQIGAFVFGFLAVMIAYALGVLANKNSKLMLVLAGIITGAIFEALISAVKYVADTQEKLPSIVYWLMGSLSAISWSDVAALAPVCVSGLVLLSLMGWKLNILSLGGEHASILGESKFLGFIFIVLATLITAASVAIAGIIGWIGLLMPHVTRLIYGSDNSQLVPISAILGGIFLMLTDVAARSVSSAEIPLSILTALIGAPMIGIIIVKKGKRWS, encoded by the coding sequence ATGAAAAAATATCTATTTTTATCGCTTTTGCTAGTTTTTGCGGTTATTTTTTCGCTGCTTGCGGGCAGGATTTCTATTGACGGGCTAATTGATTATTATCAAAACGACAAAGAGACGCTTTACGCCTTGATATTGGACCTGCGCTTACCTAGGCTGATAGCGGCGTTTTTGATAGGCGCCAGCCTTAGCGCGGCGGGCGTGATATTTCAGGCGATGTTTGCAAATCCTTTGGTAAGCCCGAATATCCTGGGCGTCGGCAGTGGAGCGGGATTTGGCGCGGTGGTTTGCATTTTAGCCTTCGGCAGTCCCGTAGCCACGCAAATAGGCGCTTTCGTTTTTGGCTTTTTAGCTGTCATGATAGCTTACGCGTTGGGTGTTTTGGCAAACAAAAACTCAAAGCTCATGCTGGTGCTTGCCGGTATAATCACGGGCGCTATCTTTGAGGCGCTGATCTCCGCCGTAAAATACGTCGCCGACACGCAAGAAAAGCTACCTAGCATCGTATATTGGCTAATGGGAAGCCTAAGCGCCATATCTTGGAGCGACGTGGCAGCGCTTGCTCCCGTTTGCGTTAGCGGGCTTGTGCTTTTGAGCCTAATGGGCTGGAAGCTAAATATTTTATCCCTAGGCGGCGAACATGCAAGTATTTTGGGCGAGAGTAAATTTTTAGGCTTTATCTTTATCGTGCTTGCTACGCTGATAACGGCCGCAAGCGTAGCGATAGCGGGTATCATCGGCTGGATCGGGCTTTTAATGCCGCATGTTACTAGGCTTATTTACGGTTCCGATAACTCGCAGCTAGTTCCGATTTCGGCGATTTTAGGCGGGATATTTTTGATGCTAACCGACGTTGCGGCTAGAAGCGTGAGCTCGGCTGAAATCCCTCTAAGTATCCTAACCGCTCTTATAGGCGCTCCTATGATCGGCATCATCATCGTTAAAAAGGGCAAAAGATGGTCTTAA
- a CDS encoding ABC transporter substrate-binding protein, producing MRKIIPALLLLAATLGALEFTDQNGNKLRFDRSVKSVALFPVPLASFSLSVENNVSRLASVHPVAKKNIERGMLGKMIKGAASIPAGGIGEDFTPNIEELLKLSPDLVVQWGMRGEKIIEPLRKVGLNVALVNLSGTEEAPLFWFGMLGKIYEKEQRAEQILQNRAEVRARIENFVKGLSKKPKVLFIFGRDKSYEAAGGGTYFDYEIKLSGGANAANFGGFRILNKEEILAQNPDVILLSNFDELAPRDFFNDKILKNVKAVKQKAVYKMPLGGDMWEPPTGESHLGWAWFSVLFSGQAHINLKDEMKKSYKLLYDYDLSDDEIAQILRFDLNGESKFYELFR from the coding sequence TTGAGAAAAATCATACCTGCTTTATTGCTACTGGCAGCGACGCTGGGTGCGCTTGAATTTACCGATCAAAACGGCAATAAGCTTCGCTTCGACCGCTCCGTTAAGAGCGTAGCGCTGTTTCCGGTGCCACTAGCTTCGTTTTCTCTTAGCGTCGAAAACAACGTATCTCGCCTAGCCTCCGTCCATCCCGTAGCCAAGAAAAACATCGAGCGCGGAATGCTGGGAAAAATGATCAAGGGCGCAGCTAGTATCCCAGCAGGCGGTATAGGAGAGGATTTTACTCCAAATATCGAGGAGCTACTAAAACTATCTCCGGATCTAGTAGTGCAGTGGGGCATGAGAGGCGAAAAGATCATCGAACCGCTGCGAAAAGTAGGCCTAAACGTAGCTTTGGTAAATTTAAGCGGCACGGAGGAAGCCCCACTTTTTTGGTTTGGTATGCTGGGTAAAATTTACGAAAAAGAGCAAAGGGCGGAGCAAATTTTGCAAAATAGAGCCGAGGTAAGAGCTAGGATCGAAAATTTCGTAAAAGGGCTTAGCAAAAAACCGAAGGTTCTTTTTATATTCGGCCGAGATAAAAGCTACGAGGCAGCCGGCGGCGGGACGTATTTTGATTATGAGATCAAGCTAAGCGGCGGAGCAAATGCGGCGAATTTCGGGGGATTTAGAATTTTAAATAAAGAAGAAATTCTCGCTCAAAATCCAGACGTTATCTTGCTTAGCAACTTTGATGAGCTAGCTCCGCGGGACTTTTTTAATGACAAAATTTTAAAAAACGTAAAGGCCGTCAAGCAAAAAGCCGTCTATAAAATGCCCCTTGGAGGCGATATGTGGGAGCCTCCTACGGGCGAATCGCACCTGGGCTGGGCTTGGTTTAGCGTGCTATTTTCGGGGCAGGCGCATATAAATTTAAAAGACGAGATGAAAAAGAGCTACAAACTGCTCTACGACTACGATCTAAGTGACGATGAGATAGCTCAAATTTTACGATTCGACCTAAACGGCGAGAGCAAATTTTACGAGCTTTTTAGATAA
- a CDS encoding TonB-dependent receptor: MQRKIALSLALVGVLAAAQNEVELKSLEGVTVTAQRSSQSVDEISKSVSVVDKETIERKLGKSVPELISEAPGVSIVNEGMDSGTVNVRGFSSSDYRVPMFVDGLRFRGRPAFEYSIFTPDQIERIEIIRGPASTLYGTDAFGGIVNLVTKRASGDVHGDWALSDMYLSTQYQSANKGVQNRLQLGVVGHGFDALLGLNYKHGKDYDTPAGKIPNTRYNYRSLDFKGGYSFADFHRLELVTRYTESERGVVGTAVGAPGTANKKGFQKYIKEAPLREKYVAINYEGNINDKFILDSSLYYRELYTHLNIRPYIGSFSPRQVDNYVNGPKVYGGKFIGKFIGDSLTQTYGVDFYYEDWDSVYQSVNKGPSVRNRLRTKQLDVAGFGLLEYAFSNDAILSANLRYDRIKTSFDMDSSMSPAVRALYENANDRKDGRASYGLGLIYPIAHGFEFVGNFSTSFRAPMSGEVAPILTFSGSEAYLPNPDLNIEKGVTYEAGLRYTDKALRSNLIFYTGDYKDLIVERNWQSGGVTYYQSQNVNRAKISGAEFDLAYKILSNLELKTNLAYTRGKNKQTGKPLPEIAPLSGHVAVSYSPEFLANSYIEYSGDWAARKTRIDDSVERERAGYFVHNLYFGKSLGKLGFLKDFSLNFGVENIFDKEYAPSLSYELISQPRSASNPLINPGRNFKLGFKASF, encoded by the coding sequence ATGCAAAGAAAAATCGCGCTTAGCCTCGCTTTGGTCGGCGTTTTGGCCGCCGCGCAAAACGAAGTAGAGCTAAAATCGCTAGAAGGCGTAACCGTCACGGCGCAAAGATCATCTCAAAGCGTAGACGAGATAAGCAAAAGTGTCTCGGTAGTAGATAAAGAGACGATAGAAAGAAAGCTTGGCAAAAGCGTACCGGAGCTAATCAGCGAGGCGCCGGGAGTTTCAATCGTAAACGAAGGCATGGACTCGGGCACCGTAAACGTGCGAGGTTTTAGTTCGTCTGATTACCGCGTGCCTATGTTTGTAGACGGACTTAGATTTAGAGGTAGGCCGGCGTTTGAGTACTCGATATTTACGCCCGATCAAATCGAAAGGATAGAGATAATAAGAGGTCCCGCCAGCACGCTTTACGGCACGGATGCCTTTGGCGGCATAGTAAATTTAGTCACCAAAAGAGCTAGCGGAGACGTGCACGGCGACTGGGCGCTATCTGATATGTATCTAAGCACCCAATATCAAAGCGCGAACAAAGGCGTACAAAATCGCTTACAACTCGGCGTAGTCGGACACGGGTTTGACGCATTGCTCGGCTTAAACTACAAACACGGCAAAGACTACGACACTCCTGCGGGTAAAATCCCAAATACAAGGTATAACTACCGAAGCCTTGATTTTAAAGGCGGATATAGCTTTGCCGATTTTCACAGACTTGAGCTCGTGACCAGATATACGGAGTCCGAGCGCGGCGTAGTCGGTACGGCGGTCGGCGCTCCGGGAACGGCGAATAAAAAAGGCTTTCAAAAATACATAAAAGAAGCGCCTCTTAGAGAAAAATACGTAGCGATAAACTACGAAGGCAACATAAACGACAAATTTATATTAGATTCTAGCTTGTATTACAGAGAGCTTTATACGCACCTAAATATAAGGCCCTACATCGGCTCGTTTTCGCCTAGACAAGTCGATAACTACGTAAACGGCCCGAAGGTCTACGGCGGCAAATTTATCGGTAAATTTATAGGCGACAGCCTAACCCAAACCTACGGCGTGGATTTTTATTACGAGGACTGGGATAGCGTGTATCAAAGCGTAAACAAAGGCCCTAGCGTACGCAACAGGCTAAGAACCAAACAGCTTGACGTCGCTGGGTTTGGATTGCTTGAATACGCATTTAGTAACGACGCGATTTTGAGCGCAAATTTACGCTACGACCGCATAAAAACGTCATTTGATATGGATAGCTCGATGAGCCCCGCCGTAAGGGCGCTATATGAAAACGCCAACGATAGAAAAGACGGCAGAGCGAGCTACGGACTAGGGCTTATTTACCCTATCGCCCATGGGTTTGAGTTCGTAGGAAATTTCTCTACTTCGTTTAGAGCTCCTATGAGCGGCGAGGTTGCTCCAATACTTACGTTTTCAGGCAGCGAGGCGTATCTGCCAAACCCTGATCTAAATATCGAAAAAGGCGTCACCTATGAGGCCGGACTTCGCTATACGGATAAGGCGCTTAGGTCAAATTTGATATTTTACACGGGAGATTATAAAGACCTGATCGTCGAGCGAAACTGGCAAAGCGGCGGCGTGACCTACTATCAGTCGCAAAACGTAAATAGAGCCAAGATAAGCGGTGCGGAATTTGACCTCGCTTATAAAATTTTGTCAAATTTGGAGCTTAAAACTAACCTTGCCTACACGCGCGGCAAAAATAAACAAACCGGCAAACCGCTTCCAGAGATCGCTCCGCTTAGCGGACACGTGGCCGTTTCTTATTCGCCGGAGTTTTTGGCAAATTCTTACATAGAGTATAGCGGCGACTGGGCGGCGAGAAAGACGCGTATAGATGATAGCGTAGAGCGCGAACGAGCGGGATATTTCGTGCATAACCTATACTTTGGCAAGAGTCTGGGCAAACTAGGCTTCTTAAAAGATTTTAGCCTAAATTTCGGCGTCGAAAATATCTTTGACAAAGAATACGCCCCAAGCCTAAGCTACGAGCTAATCAGCCAACCTAGAAGCGCTAGCAACCCGCTAATAAATCCGGGTAGAAATTTCAAACTAGGCTTTAAGGCTAGCTTTTAA